The following coding sequences lie in one Amycolatopsis cihanbeyliensis genomic window:
- a CDS encoding helix-turn-helix domain-containing protein, with product MGDRESTVRSRELGEGLRAAMERVGLNGKQAGRLLGWPQSRVSRLLSGKRYGNEIESRVRARLARQALLSRSSRCHFVFFIHEFALRLPVGGAEVMSEQLHHLLRLSVRPYVTVRVIPAAAGAHAGVAGAFMLIESAEFAPVVYLDSETSSLFLETREEVAAHRLVLKTLASTALDERESRELIAEWAIDLYGRREDHHAHAGAGRDCLAHEQLQHQ from the coding sequence ATGGGCGATCGAGAGAGCACGGTGCGCAGCCGGGAGCTGGGGGAGGGGCTGCGCGCGGCGATGGAGCGGGTCGGGTTGAACGGGAAGCAGGCCGGGCGGCTGCTCGGCTGGCCGCAGAGCCGGGTGTCCCGCTTGTTGAGCGGGAAGCGGTACGGCAACGAGATCGAGAGCAGGGTGCGGGCACGACTGGCTCGGCAGGCGTTGCTGTCCCGGTCGAGCCGCTGCCACTTCGTGTTCTTCATCCACGAGTTCGCGCTGCGCCTTCCGGTGGGCGGCGCCGAGGTGATGTCCGAGCAACTGCACCACCTGCTGCGGCTGTCCGTGCGGCCCTACGTCACGGTCCGGGTGATCCCGGCCGCCGCGGGGGCGCACGCGGGTGTCGCCGGGGCGTTCATGCTGATCGAGTCGGCGGAGTTCGCCCCGGTGGTCTACCTGGACAGCGAGACGTCCAGCCTGTTCCTGGAGACGCGAGAGGAGGTGGCGGCGCATCGCCTGGTGCTGAAGACCCTCGCCAGTACTGCCCTGGATGAGCGAGAATCGAGGGAGCTGATTGCCGAGTGGGCAATCGATCTTTACGGGCGGCGAGAGGACCACCATGCACACGCCGGAGCCGGGCGGGACTGCCTGGCGCACGAGCAGCTACAGCACCAATAA
- a CDS encoding TetR family transcriptional regulator has protein sequence MSSASETTPTKRRGRRPAGQDTRAALLEAARAVFAETGYEGATVRGIATRAGVDAAMVNHWFGSKEGLFAQAVLELPFNPAELLDTLLSGPVEELSERIVRTFLTRWDESGGGMFAALVRSVAGHEQVAQVLREFFLNHLFTRLADKVGGEDAQFRATLCASQVIGMGMIRYVARFEPLASTDVETMVTAVAPTLQRYLTGPID, from the coding sequence ATGAGCTCCGCCAGCGAAACCACGCCGACCAAGCGCCGAGGCAGGCGCCCAGCGGGACAGGACACCCGAGCCGCCCTGCTGGAGGCCGCCCGCGCGGTCTTCGCCGAGACCGGCTACGAGGGCGCGACCGTGCGGGGCATCGCCACCAGGGCCGGGGTGGACGCGGCGATGGTGAACCACTGGTTCGGCAGCAAGGAGGGCCTGTTCGCGCAGGCCGTGCTGGAACTGCCGTTCAACCCGGCCGAGTTGCTGGACACCCTGCTGAGCGGCCCGGTGGAGGAGCTGAGCGAGCGGATCGTGCGGACCTTCCTGACCCGCTGGGACGAGAGCGGGGGTGGGATGTTCGCGGCGCTGGTCCGCAGTGTCGCCGGGCACGAGCAGGTGGCGCAGGTGCTCCGCGAGTTCTTCCTCAACCATCTGTTCACCCGGCTCGCCGACAAGGTCGGTGGCGAGGACGCCCAGTTCCGGGCCACGCTGTGCGCGTCCCAGGTCATCGGCATGGGCATGATCCGCTACGTGGCCCGGTTCGAGCCGCTGGCCTCGACCGACGTCGAGACCATGGTCACCGCCGTGGCCCCCACCCTCCAGCGCTACCTCACCGGCCCGATCGACTGA
- a CDS encoding Trp biosynthesis-associated membrane protein — protein sequence MVGLLLGAAALWGASRLAWFAENRVAGVRGTVLHTETGAQAAGALVPLAVLALAGVAGMVATGGWARRVLGGALVLAGLAACWVAVNGLRTDGYPDGAPVAEIYVGHGLAAFGGVLVVVAGVLGLRGATRMPRMGARYSAPAAKRSAAEHDYDLWDALSDGRDPTAGR from the coding sequence GTGGTCGGCCTGCTCCTCGGTGCCGCGGCGCTGTGGGGGGCGTCCCGGCTCGCCTGGTTCGCCGAGAACCGCGTCGCCGGGGTGCGCGGCACCGTGCTGCACACCGAGACCGGCGCGCAGGCGGCGGGTGCGCTGGTTCCGCTTGCCGTGCTGGCGCTCGCCGGGGTGGCCGGCATGGTGGCGACCGGTGGCTGGGCGCGACGTGTCCTCGGTGGCGCTCTCGTCCTCGCCGGACTCGCCGCCTGCTGGGTGGCAGTGAACGGTCTGCGCACGGACGGTTACCCGGATGGTGCGCCGGTCGCGGAAATCTACGTCGGACACGGGCTGGCCGCGTTCGGTGGCGTGCTGGTCGTCGTGGCCGGTGTGCTCGGCCTGCGCGGTGCCACGCGGATGCCGCGGATGGGCGCCAGATACTCCGCCCCCGCGGCGAAACGTTCGGCCGCGGAACACGATTACGATCTATGGGATGCACTCTCCGACGGCCGGGATCCCACCGCGGGTCGCTGA
- a CDS encoding anthranilate synthase component I, producing the protein MVDSPSAGTAAGVPRKAGLGAVSPSRSEFRLLAEGRRVIPVVRRLLADADTPLSLYRRLAGDRPGTFLLESAENGKSWSRWSFIGVHSPAALTVRDGKAVWTGTPVAGLPTEGDPLSVLRETIELLHTEPLPGMPPLTGGMVGYIGYDAVRWVERLPELAERDIDIPELTMLLATDLAAFDHHEGTVTLIANAVNWDDSPERVDAAYDDAVRRLDRMTARLAEPAPASNAVFDRPVPEFTRRRTEADFHAAVHKAVEAIHAGEAFQVVPSQRFEMRTGADPLDVYRVLRTSNPSPYMYLLRMDGFDIVGSSPESLVTVRDGKASTHPIAGTRWRGADPDEDAQLAKGLLADDKERSEHLMLVDLGRNDLGKVCEPGSVHVVDFFQIERYSHVMHIVSTVTGELAGGRTAFDAVLACFPAGTLSGAPKVRAMELIEELEPTRRALYGGVVGYLDFAGDADTAIAIRTALMRDGTAYVQAGGGVVADSDAAYEDTESLNKARTVLSAVAAAATMVPAGALEPEADTAGV; encoded by the coding sequence ATGGTCGATTCCCCATCCGCCGGCACCGCGGCCGGTGTGCCCCGCAAGGCCGGACTCGGCGCGGTCAGCCCGAGCCGGAGCGAGTTCCGCCTGCTGGCCGAGGGGCGCAGGGTGATTCCCGTGGTGCGGCGGCTGCTCGCCGACGCCGACACCCCGCTCTCGCTCTACCGCAGGCTGGCGGGCGACCGCCCGGGTACCTTCCTGCTCGAGTCGGCCGAGAACGGCAAGTCCTGGTCGCGCTGGTCGTTCATCGGGGTGCACAGCCCCGCGGCGCTGACCGTGCGGGACGGCAAGGCGGTGTGGACCGGCACCCCGGTGGCCGGCCTGCCCACCGAGGGCGACCCGCTGTCCGTGCTGCGCGAGACCATCGAGCTGCTGCACACCGAACCGCTGCCGGGGATGCCCCCGCTCACCGGTGGCATGGTCGGCTACATCGGCTACGACGCGGTGCGCTGGGTGGAGCGGTTGCCCGAACTCGCCGAGCGGGACATCGACATCCCCGAGCTGACCATGCTGCTGGCCACCGACCTTGCCGCCTTCGACCACCACGAGGGCACCGTCACGCTGATCGCGAACGCGGTGAACTGGGACGACTCGCCGGAGCGGGTGGACGCGGCCTACGACGACGCCGTGCGCAGGCTGGACCGGATGACCGCGCGGCTCGCCGAGCCGGCCCCCGCCAGCAACGCGGTGTTCGACCGGCCGGTGCCCGAGTTCACCCGCAGGCGCACCGAGGCGGACTTCCACGCGGCCGTGCACAAGGCGGTGGAGGCCATTCACGCCGGTGAAGCGTTCCAGGTCGTGCCCTCGCAACGGTTCGAGATGCGTACCGGGGCCGACCCGCTGGACGTCTACCGGGTGCTGCGCACCTCCAACCCGAGCCCGTACATGTACCTGCTGCGCATGGACGGCTTCGACATCGTCGGTTCCAGCCCGGAGTCGCTGGTCACCGTGCGGGACGGGAAGGCGAGCACGCACCCGATCGCCGGCACCCGCTGGCGCGGCGCGGACCCGGACGAGGACGCCCAGCTTGCCAAGGGGCTGCTCGCCGACGACAAGGAGCGTTCCGAGCACCTGATGCTGGTCGACCTCGGCCGCAATGACCTCGGGAAGGTCTGCGAGCCGGGCAGCGTGCACGTGGTGGACTTCTTCCAGATCGAGCGCTACAGCCATGTGATGCACATCGTGTCCACGGTCACCGGGGAGCTTGCCGGGGGCAGGACCGCGTTCGACGCGGTACTCGCCTGCTTCCCCGCGGGCACCCTGTCCGGAGCGCCCAAGGTGCGGGCGATGGAGCTGATCGAGGAACTCGAACCCACCCGACGCGCCCTCTACGGTGGCGTGGTGGGGTATCTCGACTTCGCGGGCGACGCGGACACCGCGATCGCCATCCGCACCGCGCTGATGCGGGACGGGACCGCCTACGTGCAGGCTGGCGGCGGCGTGGTCGCCGACTCCGACGCCGCCTACGAGGACACCGAGTCGTTGAACAAGGCGCGCACGGTGCTGTCCGCCGTCGCGGCGGCGGCGACGATGGTGCCGGCCGGTGCGCTGGAACCGGAAGCGGACACGGCCGGTGTCTGA
- a CDS encoding M64 family metallopeptidase gives MVGVLTMVAAALSAPAAQAGPDAARVVPIEVTGDPAKRFNLVILGDGYTAAEMPEFREHVNRHLNVLWTIEPFSSYRNYLNVYAVEIDSAESGVDCDPGLDAPRRDTPLNMGFWGGCNPDSVRRLLTVDHTAATRYANLIGGTTEANRQLLAIGNSDTYGGAGGAYATASGGNALSSLITPHELGHSLGGLQDEYDYYQRGVRGGTYTGGEPGSAHHTVLTEDEMREQRAKWWRWLGEPSESGGVIGAYEGGLYSSRGVWRPSRHSMMKSLGYYFDQVSRERMTQRISAKVNILPEGTPTAEPIGADRVVWVRTPHPVGHELNVTWTLDGTEVPAGNARSLDLGELDLAPGRHTLTATVADPTEFVRDPAIRSSPALTRDRSWTVDTALTTPPEPTPAAFTGSTPTGEPVGAEEVVHVDTTHPPTRRLEVAWTVDGQPVPNPGNDLDLDLAGLSLDSGAHTVTATVSGPDGSDSRMWTVDATDPVAEYRLSESVLTVRKPGKPAEYIFNGPFTMDLTASDDTEGHVVREFRTDGDGWYNYFGWPTDPDAPFRFTAEGTVIDDLVYGKLGTPRLVPWDDVPPGYGRHTIEYRAIDPAGNRGRAREFVVTLLPEPPACTSTVTGRYAGPLLVTSGVTCLGGARVAGPVTVRPGASLVATDATLTGPVRASGAASVQLLRTSVRGPVRLAGGTSDVTVIGSRLLGPVALTGNRGPVLAGSTVHGPLHCAGNESAPDTLRAPNTLSGPATGQCAGLG, from the coding sequence ATGGTCGGTGTGCTCACGATGGTGGCCGCGGCGCTGAGCGCCCCGGCGGCGCAGGCGGGGCCCGATGCCGCCAGGGTGGTGCCGATCGAGGTCACCGGCGACCCGGCAAAGCGGTTCAACCTGGTGATCCTCGGGGACGGGTACACCGCGGCCGAGATGCCGGAGTTCCGCGAACACGTGAACCGGCACCTGAACGTGCTGTGGACGATCGAGCCGTTCAGCTCCTACCGCAACTACCTCAACGTGTACGCGGTGGAGATCGACTCGGCGGAGTCCGGCGTGGACTGCGATCCCGGGCTGGACGCGCCGCGCAGGGACACCCCGCTGAACATGGGTTTCTGGGGCGGCTGTAACCCCGACAGCGTGCGGCGCCTGCTCACCGTGGACCACACGGCGGCCACGCGGTACGCGAACCTGATCGGGGGCACCACGGAGGCCAACCGGCAACTGCTGGCCATCGGCAACAGCGACACCTACGGCGGCGCGGGTGGGGCCTACGCCACGGCTTCCGGCGGGAACGCGCTGTCCTCGCTGATCACCCCGCACGAGCTGGGCCACTCGCTCGGCGGGCTGCAGGACGAGTACGACTACTACCAGCGTGGGGTGCGCGGGGGTACCTACACTGGCGGGGAGCCGGGTTCGGCGCACCACACCGTGCTCACCGAGGATGAGATGCGCGAGCAACGGGCCAAGTGGTGGCGCTGGCTCGGGGAGCCGAGCGAGTCCGGCGGGGTCATCGGCGCCTACGAGGGCGGCCTGTACAGCAGCCGGGGCGTGTGGCGGCCGAGCAGGCACTCGATGATGAAGTCGCTGGGCTACTACTTCGACCAGGTGTCGAGGGAGCGGATGACCCAGCGGATCTCGGCGAAGGTGAACATCCTCCCCGAGGGGACACCCACCGCCGAGCCGATCGGCGCCGACCGGGTGGTCTGGGTGCGGACCCCGCATCCGGTCGGGCACGAGCTGAACGTCACCTGGACCCTGGACGGCACCGAGGTGCCCGCGGGCAACGCGCGCAGCCTCGACCTCGGCGAGCTGGACCTGGCCCCCGGCAGGCACACGCTCACCGCGACCGTGGCCGACCCGACCGAGTTCGTGCGCGACCCGGCGATCCGGTCCTCCCCCGCGCTGACCCGCGACCGGAGCTGGACCGTGGACACCGCGTTGACCACCCCGCCGGAGCCGACCCCGGCGGCCTTCACCGGCTCCACCCCGACCGGCGAGCCGGTGGGCGCCGAGGAGGTGGTGCACGTGGACACCACCCACCCGCCGACGCGGCGCCTCGAGGTCGCCTGGACCGTGGACGGGCAACCGGTGCCCAACCCCGGTAACGACCTGGACCTCGACCTCGCCGGACTGTCCCTCGATTCCGGCGCCCACACCGTGACCGCAACGGTGTCCGGTCCGGACGGTTCGGACAGTCGTATGTGGACGGTGGACGCGACCGATCCGGTTGCGGAGTACCGGCTGTCCGAGTCGGTACTGACCGTGCGCAAGCCGGGCAAGCCCGCCGAGTACATCTTCAACGGCCCGTTCACCATGGACCTCACCGCGAGCGACGACACCGAAGGGCACGTGGTGCGCGAGTTCCGCACCGACGGCGACGGTTGGTACAACTACTTCGGCTGGCCGACCGACCCGGACGCGCCGTTCCGGTTCACCGCCGAGGGCACCGTGATCGACGACCTGGTGTACGGCAAGCTCGGCACGCCGCGCCTGGTGCCATGGGACGACGTGCCGCCCGGCTACGGCAGGCACACCATCGAGTACCGGGCGATCGATCCGGCCGGTAACCGGGGGCGGGCGCGCGAGTTCGTGGTGACCCTGCTGCCGGAGCCGCCCGCCTGCACCTCCACCGTCACCGGGCGGTATGCCGGGCCGCTGCTGGTGACCTCGGGGGTGACCTGCCTGGGCGGGGCACGGGTGGCCGGTCCGGTCACCGTCCGCCCCGGAGCCTCGCTCGTCGCCACCGACGCCACGCTCACCGGGCCGGTGCGGGCTTCCGGCGCCGCCAGCGTGCAGCTCCTGCGGACCTCGGTGCGGGGCCCGGTGCGCCTCGCCGGGGGTACCAGCGATGTCACCGTGATCGGCAGCAGGCTGCTCGGCCCGGTGGCGCTGACCGGAAACCGGGGTCCGGTGCTGGCCGGCAGCACCGTCCACGGGCCACTGCACTGCGCGGGCAACGAGTCCGCCCCGGACACCTTGCGGGCGCCCAACACCCTGTCCGGCCCGGCCACCGGTCAGTGCGCCGGCCTGGGCTGA
- the hisI gene encoding phosphoribosyl-AMP cyclohydrolase, giving the protein MSRDDSILDPAIAERLKRTPDGLVCAVVVEHATAEVLMVAWMDDEALERTLTTRRATYYSRSRQRLWVKGETSGHTQHVREVRVDCDGDTLLVRVDQTGPACHTGTRTCFDTGARLLLAED; this is encoded by the coding sequence ATGAGCCGCGACGACAGCATCCTCGATCCGGCGATCGCCGAGCGGCTCAAGCGCACCCCGGACGGGCTGGTGTGTGCCGTGGTCGTCGAGCACGCGACCGCCGAGGTGCTGATGGTGGCCTGGATGGACGACGAGGCGCTGGAACGCACCCTCACCACCCGGCGGGCCACCTACTACTCCCGCAGCAGGCAGCGGCTCTGGGTGAAGGGAGAGACCTCGGGGCACACCCAGCACGTGCGCGAGGTTCGCGTCGACTGCGACGGCGACACCCTGCTGGTGCGCGTCGACCAGACCGGCCCCGCCTGCCACACCGGCACGCGCACCTGCTTCGACACCGGTGCCCGCCTCCTGCTCGCCGAGGACTGA
- the priA gene encoding bifunctional 1-(5-phosphoribosyl)-5-((5-phosphoribosylamino)methylideneamino)imidazole-4-carboxamide isomerase/phosphoribosylanthranilate isomerase PriA translates to MTFTLLPAVDVADGQAVRLVRGEAGTETTYGEPLEAALAWQRDGAEWVHLVDLDAAFGRGSNRELLAEVVGKLDVQVELSGGIRDDDSLAAALATGARRVNLGTAALEDPEWSAKVVATHGDRVAIGLDVRITEAGHRLAARGWTRDGGDLWEVLDRLDADGAQRYVVTDVSKDGTLRGPNLDLLREVTARTDAAVIASGGVSSVDDLRALATLARDGVEGAIVGKALYAGAFTLPEALAAVAGA, encoded by the coding sequence GTGACTTTCACGCTCCTACCCGCCGTCGACGTCGCCGACGGTCAGGCCGTCCGCCTCGTCCGGGGCGAGGCCGGCACCGAGACCACCTACGGCGAACCGCTGGAAGCAGCGCTCGCCTGGCAGCGGGACGGCGCCGAGTGGGTCCACCTGGTCGACCTGGACGCCGCCTTCGGCCGGGGGAGCAACCGGGAGCTGCTCGCCGAGGTCGTCGGCAAGCTGGATGTGCAGGTCGAGCTGTCCGGTGGCATCCGGGACGACGACTCGCTGGCCGCGGCGCTGGCCACCGGCGCCCGCAGGGTGAACCTGGGCACCGCGGCGCTGGAGGACCCGGAGTGGAGCGCGAAGGTCGTCGCCACGCACGGTGACCGGGTGGCGATCGGGCTGGACGTGCGGATCACCGAGGCCGGCCACCGGCTCGCCGCCCGCGGCTGGACCCGGGACGGCGGGGACCTGTGGGAGGTGCTCGACCGGCTGGACGCCGACGGCGCGCAGCGGTACGTGGTGACCGACGTCAGCAAGGACGGCACCCTGCGTGGCCCGAACCTGGACCTGCTGCGTGAGGTCACCGCGCGCACCGACGCCGCCGTGATCGCCTCCGGCGGTGTGTCCAGTGTGGATGACCTGCGGGCGCTGGCCACCCTGGCCAGGGACGGCGTGGAGGGCGCCATCGTGGGCAAGGCCCTCTACGCGGGCGCGTTCACCCTGCCCGAGGCCCTCGCCGCCGTGGCGGGCGCGTAG
- the trpC gene encoding indole-3-glycerol phosphate synthase TrpC: MSVLEDIVADVRADLAEREAALPLDELKRRAAEAPPPRDAMAALHDPAIGVIAEVKRRSPSKGDLASIADPAALAKDYEEAGAKVISVLTEQRRFGGSLADFDAVRAVVDVPLLRKDFIVSPYQVHEARMHGADMVLLIVAALEQNALVSLLDRVESLGMTALVEVHNAEEADRALEAGARVIGINARNLHTLEVDRDVFSRLAPGLPTEVLKIAESGVRGPGDLMAYAGHGADAVLVGEGLVASDDPKGALVKLVTAGSHPACPRPSR; the protein is encoded by the coding sequence GTGAGCGTTCTCGAAGACATCGTCGCCGACGTACGGGCCGATCTCGCGGAACGGGAGGCGGCCCTGCCGCTCGACGAGCTCAAGCGCCGCGCCGCCGAGGCGCCCCCGCCGCGGGACGCGATGGCGGCTCTGCACGACCCGGCCATCGGCGTCATCGCCGAGGTCAAGCGGCGCAGCCCGTCCAAGGGTGACCTCGCGTCGATCGCCGATCCGGCCGCGCTGGCGAAGGACTACGAGGAGGCCGGCGCCAAGGTGATCAGCGTGCTCACCGAGCAGCGCCGCTTCGGCGGGTCGCTCGCCGACTTCGACGCGGTACGTGCCGTGGTCGATGTTCCCTTGCTGCGCAAGGACTTCATCGTCAGCCCGTACCAGGTGCACGAGGCCAGGATGCACGGCGCGGACATGGTGCTGCTGATCGTGGCGGCGCTCGAGCAGAACGCGCTGGTGTCGTTGCTGGACCGGGTGGAGTCCCTGGGCATGACCGCGCTGGTCGAGGTGCACAACGCCGAGGAGGCCGACCGGGCGCTGGAAGCGGGGGCCCGGGTGATCGGCATCAACGCCCGTAACCTGCACACCCTCGAGGTGGACCGGGACGTCTTCTCCCGGCTGGCCCCCGGCTTGCCGACGGAGGTGCTCAAGATCGCCGAGTCCGGGGTGCGCGGGCCGGGTGACCTGATGGCCTACGCCGGGCACGGCGCGGACGCCGTGCTGGTCGGCGAGGGGCTGGTCGCCTCGGACGACCCGAAGGGCGCGCTGGTGAAACTGGTCACGGCCGGTTCGCATCCGGCATGTCCGAGGCCGAGCCGGTGA
- a CDS encoding PPOX class F420-dependent oxidoreductase, which produces MGAELDRLAAEKYLVLTTFRKSGVAVPTPVWAARDGDELVVWSARKAGKVKRIRNSGRVELTACDARGKRTHGGTVPGTARLLDDEGSQRARDTIKRKYGLVGHVSMFFSELRGKDRTIGIAVTLEE; this is translated from the coding sequence ATGGGAGCAGAACTCGATCGGCTGGCTGCCGAGAAGTACCTGGTGCTCACGACGTTCCGGAAGAGCGGTGTCGCGGTGCCCACGCCCGTGTGGGCGGCACGCGACGGGGACGAGCTGGTCGTGTGGAGCGCGCGCAAGGCGGGCAAGGTCAAGCGCATCCGCAACAGCGGCCGGGTCGAGCTGACCGCCTGCGACGCGCGGGGCAAGCGCACGCACGGCGGCACCGTGCCCGGCACCGCGCGGCTGCTGGACGACGAGGGCAGCCAGCGTGCGCGGGACACGATCAAGCGCAAGTACGGGCTGGTCGGGCACGTGAGCATGTTCTTCAGCGAGCTGCGCGGCAAGGACCGCACGATCGGTATCGCCGTGACGCTCGAGGAGTAG
- a CDS encoding TetR/AcrR family transcriptional regulator produces MRPDRCALDNMTVDARPIVSQPDTADRRKRPRDRKEQILWVAGALFLREGYHATSLGEVAAEVGISSTAIYRHFRSKHDLLVRVLFEGLELVEDRLTTLSAEQRTVDGFVRTLTALALDRRGVPALWQREVRNLGGADRGEVLRRLTRIVAALAALTRMARPELRREDAEFLGWCALSVLGSPSHHSVRLPRAEFESLLVTSITAALATSPWPPEREPPPAVRPDPERGGRRERLIAVATRLFHQRGYPAVGIEEIGVAAGITGPSVYHHFGGKAEILAAVLERGAEWTRHYTARSLAEGDTPAECLESLLGYYVAVTLEHPDLIGTLVSESIHLPRAQASRFRRVQRAGIEEWVRLLREVRPLDADQARVVVQAAIMMVNDVTRLASLRGRPHLAADLVAVGRAVLFPG; encoded by the coding sequence TTGAGGCCGGATCGATGCGCGCTGGACAATATGACGGTGGACGCTCGCCCGATCGTGTCGCAGCCGGATACGGCCGATCGGCGTAAGCGACCCCGCGACCGCAAGGAGCAGATCCTGTGGGTGGCCGGTGCGCTGTTCCTGCGCGAGGGGTACCACGCCACCTCGCTCGGCGAGGTCGCCGCCGAGGTCGGGATCAGCTCCACCGCCATCTACCGGCACTTCCGCAGCAAGCACGACCTGCTGGTGCGCGTGCTGTTCGAGGGGTTGGAGCTGGTCGAGGACCGGTTGACAACGTTGTCCGCGGAACAGCGCACGGTGGACGGCTTCGTGCGCACCCTGACCGCCCTCGCGCTGGACCGTCGCGGCGTGCCGGCCCTGTGGCAGCGCGAGGTACGCAACCTCGGTGGCGCCGACCGCGGCGAGGTGCTGCGCAGGCTGACCAGGATCGTCGCGGCGCTGGCCGCGCTGACCCGGATGGCGCGCCCGGAGCTGCGCAGGGAGGACGCCGAGTTCCTCGGCTGGTGTGCCCTGTCGGTGCTGGGCAGTCCCTCGCACCACTCGGTGCGACTGCCCAGGGCGGAGTTCGAGTCGCTGCTGGTCACCTCGATCACCGCCGCCCTCGCGACCTCGCCGTGGCCGCCGGAGCGGGAACCGCCGCCCGCCGTCCGGCCCGATCCGGAACGGGGCGGACGGCGGGAGCGGCTGATCGCGGTGGCCACCCGGCTGTTCCACCAGCGCGGTTACCCCGCCGTGGGGATCGAGGAGATCGGTGTCGCGGCCGGGATCACCGGCCCGAGCGTGTACCACCACTTCGGCGGCAAGGCCGAGATCCTCGCCGCGGTGCTGGAGCGGGGAGCGGAGTGGACCCGGCACTACACCGCGCGCTCGCTGGCCGAGGGCGACACGCCCGCGGAATGCCTCGAGTCGCTGCTGGGCTACTACGTGGCCGTCACCCTCGAGCATCCCGACCTGATCGGCACCCTGGTCAGCGAGAGCATCCACCTTCCGCGGGCGCAGGCCAGCAGGTTCCGCAGGGTGCAGCGCGCGGGTATCGAGGAGTGGGTGCGGTTGCTGCGCGAGGTCCGGCCGCTGGACGCCGACCAGGCGCGGGTGGTGGTCCAGGCCGCGATCATGATGGTGAACGACGTGACCCGCCTCGCGTCGTTACGCGGCCGTCCCCACCTGGCGGCCGACCTGGTGGCGGTGGGCAGGGCGGTGCTGTTCCCCGGGTGA
- the hisF gene encoding imidazole glycerol phosphate synthase subunit HisF, whose product MSVAVRVIPCLDVDAGRVVKGVNFTGLRDAGDPVELARAYDAEGADELTFLDVTASSGDRETTYEVVRRTAEQVFIPLTVGGGVRSTEDVNRLLRAGADKASINTAAIARPELLREASRRFGAQCVVLSVDARRVPAGGQPTASGFEVTTHGGRRGTGIDAIEWAARGEELGVGEILLNSMDADGTKAGFDLELIELVRAAVRVPVIASGGAGAVEHFPPAVRAGADAVLAASVFHFGELKIGEVKSALRAGGVEVR is encoded by the coding sequence ATGTCCGTCGCGGTGAGAGTGATTCCGTGCCTCGATGTCGACGCCGGTCGGGTGGTGAAGGGGGTCAACTTCACCGGCCTGCGGGACGCGGGCGACCCGGTGGAGCTGGCGCGTGCCTATGACGCCGAGGGCGCCGACGAGCTCACCTTCCTGGACGTCACGGCGTCCTCGGGGGACCGGGAGACCACCTACGAGGTGGTCCGGCGCACGGCGGAGCAGGTGTTCATCCCGCTGACCGTGGGTGGCGGGGTGCGCAGCACCGAGGACGTGAACCGGCTGCTGCGCGCCGGCGCGGACAAGGCGAGCATCAACACCGCCGCGATCGCGCGGCCGGAGTTGCTGCGAGAGGCCTCGCGGCGGTTCGGCGCACAGTGCGTTGTGCTCTCGGTGGACGCGCGCCGGGTGCCCGCGGGCGGGCAACCGACCGCCTCCGGATTCGAGGTCACCACGCACGGCGGGCGCCGAGGCACCGGGATCGACGCGATCGAGTGGGCCGCGCGCGGCGAGGAGCTCGGCGTCGGCGAGATCCTGCTCAACTCGATGGACGCCGACGGCACCAAGGCCGGGTTCGACCTGGAGCTGATCGAGCTGGTGCGGGCCGCGGTGCGGGTACCGGTGATCGCCAGCGGTGGCGCGGGCGCGGTGGAGCACTTCCCGCCCGCGGTGCGTGCCGGGGCGGACGCGGTGCTGGCGGCGAGCGTGTTCCACTTCGGCGAGCTGAAGATCGGCGAGGTCAAGTCGGCGCTGCGGGCGGGAGGAGTCGAGGTCCGATGA
- a CDS encoding DUF397 domain-containing protein — protein sequence MGWREPSTLVRDSKAPNSGMLTVPRAAWRAFLAAAAR from the coding sequence GTGGGCTGGCGGGAGCCGAGCACCCTGGTGCGGGACTCCAAGGCGCCGAACTCGGGGATGCTCACCGTGCCCAGGGCCGCCTGGCGGGCCTTCCTCGCCGCGGCCGCGAGGTAG